A single genomic interval of Pyrus communis chromosome 7, drPyrComm1.1, whole genome shotgun sequence harbors:
- the LOC137739493 gene encoding mannan endo-1,4-beta-mannosidase 2-like, with protein sequence MILRFSAKKKKMVVAGNGLFYPILGFVSCVAFIYMSFGNLGSNVGDEKKLSFVGRNGTQFMLDGKAFYINGWNSYWLMDQSVDEYRKPRVRKILQAGAKMGLTVCRTWAFNDGEYNALQISPGHFNEEVFKALDHVIVEARQQGIRLLLCLVNNLQAYGGKTQYVKWAWEEGVGLSASNDSFFFDPSIRNYFKNYVKTILTRKNTLNGIEYRNDPTIFAWELINEPRCITDASGDTLQDWIEEMSAFVKAIDKNHLLTVGLEGFYGPKSPKRLTANPEMWASRLGSDFIRNSKIPNIDFASVHIYPDHWFHDEEFHENLKFVSKWMRSHIEDGDNELNKPIMFTEYGLSNQNKDFEPSQRERFYKTILDVIYKSAKKNRSGAGALAWQFLVEGMDEYNDEFGIVPWERPSEYKMIVEQSCRLARLKGPTQQQRNLKDLCSQRK encoded by the exons ATGATCTTGAGGTTCTctgcaaagaagaagaaaatggtagTGGCAGGAAATGGTCTGTTCTACCCAATTCTCGGATTCGTGTCCTGTGTGGCCTTCATCTACATGTCTTTCGGTAACTTGGGTTCTAATGTTGGCGACGAAAAGAAGTTGAGTTTTGTGGGGAGGAATGGGACTCAGTTCATGTTGGATGGCAAGGCATTTTACATTAATGGGTGGAATTCTTACTGGTTGATGGATCAAAGTGTGGATGAGTATAGAAAGCCGAGGGTCCGTAAAATTCTTCAAGCCGGTGCGAAAATGGGCCTTACCGTCTGCCGGACTTGGGCGTTTAACGACGGCGAGTACAATGCCCTCCAGATTTCCCCTGGTCACTTCAATGAGGAAGTGTTCAAG GCTTTGGATCATGTCATTGTAGAAGCTAGACAACAGGGCATCAGGCTGCTCCTTTGCTTAGTCAATAACTTGCAAGCATATGGCGGGAAGACTCAGTATGTAAAGTGGGCTTGGGAAGAAGGTGTTGGTTTGAGCGCTTCCAATGATTCCTTTTTCTTCGATCCATCTATTCGCAATTATTTCAAGAACTACGTCAAG ACTATCCTAACAAGGAAGAATACTCTCAATGGAATTGAGTATAGAAATGATCCTACCATTTTCGCGTGGGAATTAATAAATGAACCTCGTTGCATAACTGATGCTTCAGGCGACACTCTCCAA GATTGGATTGAAGAAATGTCAGCTTTTGTGAAAGCAATTGACAAGAATCACCTGCTGACCGTGGGCCTCGAAGGATTTTATGGTCCTAAAAGCCCTAAAAGGTTGACTGCAAATCCAGAAATGTGGGCATCCAGACTTGGATCAGATTTTATTCGCAACTCCAAGATCCCCAATATTGATTTCGCCTCTGTTCATATCTACCCTGACCATTG GTTCCATGATGAAGAATTTCACGAGAACCTCAAATTTGTCTCCAAGTGGATGCGTTCTCACATTGAAGACGGGGACAATGAACTGAATAAACCCATCATGTTCACCGAATATGGATTGTCAAACCAGAACAAGGACTTTGAACCATCTCAGCGTGAGAGGTTTTACAAAACTATTCTAGACGTGATATACAAATCTGCCAAGAAAAACCGGTCTGGAGCAGGTGCTTTAGCCTGGCAGTTTCTCGTTGAAGGAATGGACGAGTATAATGATGAATTTGGGATTGTTCCGTGGGAAAGACCGTCTGAGTATAAGATGATAGTAGAACAATCATGCAGGTTGGCTAGACTCAAGGGACCAACTCAACAACAGCGAAATTTGAAAGACTTGTGTTCGCAAAGAAAGTGA
- the LOC137739494 gene encoding uncharacterized protein, which translates to MSSSTTTGSTHLPTSSTPYSRGPMRPTGPWAASASSASGKRASSDSPPPAPIATKRRRFLDLINESDEEEHEAEVVEERRLVKKLAEEFDKVTMEAGRVNSTSPSKGLSGGSEGTRSRRSVNDEVAETVLKVAEEVNKLSFKDKNAKGKTRMGKENSQVSGKDLAQVGKT; encoded by the coding sequence ATGTCAAGTTCAACGACCACCGGGTCGACCCACCTGCCGACGTCCTCGACCCCCTACTCTCGTGGGCCAATGAGGCCTACTGGTCCATGGGCGGCCTCAGCTTCAAGCGCCTCTGGCAAGAGGGCTTCCTCTGATTCGCCCCCTCCGGCTCCGATTGCGACAAAACGCCGGAGGTTCTTGGATCTGATCAATGAAAGCGATGAGGAAGAACACGAGGCGGAGGTTGTGGAGGAGAGGAGGCTTGTGAAGAAGCTGGCGGAAGAGTTTGATAAGGTGACTATGGAGGCTGGGAGAGTTAACAGCACGAGCCCTTCAAAGGGTTTGAGTGGCGGATCGGAAGGGACTCGTAGTCGGAGATCGGTGAACGATGAGGTTGCTGAGACTGTGTTGAAGGTGGCAGAGGAGGTAAATAAACTGAGTTTTAAGGACAAGAATGCGAAGGGCAAAACCAGGATGGGAAAGGAGAACAGTCAGGTCTCTGGTAAGGACTTGGCCCAGGTTGGCAAAACGTAG